The genomic DNA TCCAGTTCGCGGGATGGCTGCGTGCTCATGCACGCATTGTAACCCGCCCGCGCGCCTCCTACCACTTCTGAATCGTGACCTCGCCGATGGGCACGCCGCTGAGGCTGTCGTCGTCGTAGAGATAGTCGCGCAGGTAATAGTTGGGCTGGTTTGCGACCAGGCGCATGGTCGCCTCCACCCGGTAGCGTCCCGGCGCGATGTCGGTGGGAATCTGCACGCGCACGTCGTCCTCCACGATCTCACCCTCGTCCCACACGTCGGGCGCGAACAGTCCGCCCTGGATCATGTGATCCGCGCGGAAGCGGTAGCGCTCGCCGCGCACCTTCTCCAGGAGCTTGCGCGTCACCTTGGGGAAGGGCCGGCCGCCGAAGGGGAGTGTCAGGTCCTTCTTGTCGAAGCGAATCGTCACCACGTACGTCCCCGGCGGGCTCAGGCCGGCGCGCTGCCAGAACAGGTCCAGCACCAGTTCGCCGCCCGCGGACAGGATGCCCTCGCCGCGCAGGAGGGCGCCCGCCAGCACCGCCTCGCCCGCCCGTACCCCCAGGGAGTCGGCCGTGGCGGGGAGTTTCGCCACCACCGGCCGCGGCACGGGGCGCGGCAGCGTGCTCAGGCGCTCGTCGTGGCGCCAGCGGAACACCGTCAGCCCGTCGTCGAGCGCCCGCGCGTCGAACTCGTAGCGCAGCGAGTGAAACATCTCCAGCGACTTCAGCGCCGCGGCGGGTTCCAGGGTCCAGTAGTTGAGAATCAGATCCGGCGGCAGCGCCTTGTTGATCACCACGTGCGAGACGAGGTTCTCGCGGATGAGCAGATCCTTGTCGCGCGCGCTGGTGTACGGGCTCACGATGTCGCGCGCCGCGTTTACGCGCTCCTCCACGCGCGTGTCGTTGGGGGGCGCGTGCTGGTCCAGCGTGCACACCACGTAGTAGGGCGTGAAGGCGCTCATCATGTACGACGTCACCGGGTCGCTGGCCACCACCGAACCCGGTGGCAGCGCGGTCGCGAGCTGGTAGAGCCCGCGCGCCCAGCGGTCGGGGCTGCGCCGCCGTTCGGCTTCCAGCGTCTTCGATGAGAACGCGGTGTGCCCGAAGATGGGCACCACCGCCGCCACCAGCGCGATGGCCACCACCACCCGTGCCACCGGGGCGTGGGGCCGGCGCGCCAGCAGGAACGCGGGCAGGATGTAGAACGGCACCAGCGGGTCGAGGCGGAAGGCCAGGTAGCGGATGGCACCGTAGAGCGGTGTGGCCACGAACGGCACCAGTTGCGTGATCAGAAAGGTGAGCAGTGCGGCGATGGCGTAGCCCACGCCGGGCACGCTCTTGCGCAGGCGCCACAGCGGCACGATGCATACGATGGCCGCAAACCCCAGCGGGCCCAGAAAGTGCAGCAGCCGGAACGGGTCCGAGACGAACCACTTGTCCGTGAGGTACATCGCACTCTGCACCTGCTCGTGCAGCGGGTTGGTCTGGTACGCGGTCAGCCAGCGGTAGAGCATGAAGGGTGCGGCACCCAGCGCCGCCCAGGCGCTGACACGGAACGAACGTTGCAGATGCTCGCCGAGGCTCGTGCACGGGGAACACGTCCGCCACAGCACGATGATGGCGGCTGCGAAGGCCACCAGCACGCCGTATTGCACGTGCACCGCCGTGGCCGCAAACGCGTACACCGCGCACCAGCGCACCGCCGATCGCGGGCCGCGGTGCATGTACTCCATGGCCGAGGCGATGAACAGCAGCAGGAAGGCGGTGCCGAACCGGTTGGGGTAGAACGCCGCCCGGATCATGGAACTGGAAACACCCCAGTCCGTCCCCACCAGAAACAGGACCACCGCGATGGCCGCGGCCAGGCGGTGGCGTCCCAGCAGGGAGCGCGACGCGGAGTACACCGCGAGTGTCATCATCAAAAGGAGGAACCCGCCGTACGCGCCCAGCACGTCGAGCGGCGAGGCGCCGGTGTGGCGCGCGGTGAAGCCGTAGATGGTGTGGAGCAGCGCCTTGCGCAGGTCCTCGCCGTCCCGGCCCGGGTTGAGATAGAACGCGGTGGTGGGGAACGGGTCTCCGGTGCGCGCGATCTCCGCCACGTATCCGGCGTGGTCGATGGTGTCGCTCTTGATTTCCGTGGACGGCCCGGTGAGCAGCACGCCGATCACCGGCTGCACGATGAGCAGCGCCAGCACCACCAGCAGCCGCTTGTCGCGCATGCGAATGGAGGGGTGGACGGGGTTGGTGCGGGTGGGGTCGCGCCGCGGCGACCGGGCGGCCACCGTCAGGATCACCACCGGCAGCGCCATGCGGAATGCGTCGATGGAAACCCCGCTCACCGCCCACAGGAAGGCCATGGCCAGCAGGAAGGCCAGGCCGGTGGCGCCGGCCAGCGCCGCCGCGTCCAGCGGATCGCCGCCGCGAAGGCGCGCGGTGCGGTTGAGCAGCACCCCGGGAAGCACGATGCAGTAGCCCATGACCACGGGGATGCCCACCCACGTGGCCAGGACCGGCGGGGCGTACGGGGTGAGCGCGTAGGCCGCCGTGGCGATGATCAGGAAGATGGGTGAACGCAGTGAGAACATCGGGCAACCCCCCGGGCGATGAGAAATCGCCTAAGGTTTTGTGTTTATAGCAGATGTGTGGGCGTGCTAGAATAGAAAACTTGAGGTGTTCCAGCCAGACGTTGTCCCCTCCAGACCGTGAGACCCAACGACCGTGACGTCGGAGCCGCATCGGATTCTGATCCTGAACAACGAGTTCCACATGGGTGGGCTCGAGAAGAAGCTGGTCGAGTTCCTGGCCCGCTCGGACCGGTCCCGGTTCCAGTACGCGGTGTGCTGCCTCAAGGAGGGCGGGCACTTCAAGCCCGAGATCGAGGCGATGGGGATTCCGTTCTACGAGCACCTGCTGCGGCACCGTTTTGACGCGCTCGCGTTTCGGAGTCTGGAGGAGGTGTTGCGCCTGGAGCGCTCGGAGTTGATTTACACGTTCACCCATCCCAACACGGTGCTGTTTGCATACCTGGCCCGCATGCGGGGGTTGGTCGAGCGGGTGGTTGTCTCCTACCACGCCACCGGAAACAGGCGGGACGGCCGGCAGGTGCCGCAGTACCTGCTGCCGCTGGTGCGCCGCTTCGACGCGCTGGTGGCGGTGGCGGAGGCGCACAAGCGCTACCTGGTCGAGGAGGAAGGACTGCCGGGCGGGAAGATCCGCGTGATCTACAACGGCGTCGATGCCACCCGGTATCGCCCCGCGCTCACCGGCGAGCGCGAAGACGTCCGCGCGGCGCTGGGGATTCCCGCCGGCGCGTTCGTGATGATGGCGGTGGCGTCGCTCAAGGAACTGAAGCGTCTGGATCTGCTGCTGAGCTCCGCGGCGCCGCGGTTGCGCCGCGAGCCGGCGGCGCACCTGGTGCTGGTGGGCAAGGGTCCCGAGCGCGAGCGGCTCGAGGCGCTGGCGCGCGAGCTGGGTGTGCATGAGCGGACGCACTTCCTCGGTGTGCGCGACGACGTGGAAACTGTATTGCGCGCCGCGGATCTCGTCGTGCTGTCATCGCGGACCGAGGCGTTTCCGAACGTCGTCCTGGAAGCCATGGCGACCGGTCTCGCGGTGGTCACCACCGACGTCGGCAGCGTGCGCGAAATGGTGGAACCGGAGGACAGCGCCATCGTGGTTCCTCCCGGTGACGAGGCTGCGCTGGCGCGCGCCATCGAGCGGCTGGCGGGGGACGCCACCCTGCGCATCCGCTTCGGCGCGCGCGGGCGGGAGATCGTCGAGGAACGCTTCCGCATTGACGCCATGCGCGACGCGCGCGAGCGGCTATTCGAAGAACTCCTTTCCCCCGCGTACCGGGGGGCAACGACGGGGGCGGTTTCGTCGCGATGAACGTGCTTAAATTCGTATTCGGGCATCGGGGTGCGTCCAATCTGGTAAAGCGCAGCGCGCAGATCGCCACCCGTTTTGGGCCCACGCCGGGGCGCATGGGCGGGCGTTTCGAGCGTTTCATGGACATTCTGGACGAGTACGCCATCCGGCCCACCTTTCCCATCACCGCGCTGCCCATGAGCCGCAACCCGGACTTCGCGCACCGCCTGCTGGACCGCGGCGCCGAGCTCGCCGTGCACGCGTGGTCGCACATCGACCTCTCCGCGCTCGACCTGGCC from Candidatus Krumholzibacteriia bacterium includes the following:
- a CDS encoding glycosyltransferase, producing MTSEPHRILILNNEFHMGGLEKKLVEFLARSDRSRFQYAVCCLKEGGHFKPEIEAMGIPFYEHLLRHRFDALAFRSLEEVLRLERSELIYTFTHPNTVLFAYLARMRGLVERVVVSYHATGNRRDGRQVPQYLLPLVRRFDALVAVAEAHKRYLVEEEGLPGGKIRVIYNGVDATRYRPALTGEREDVRAALGIPAGAFVMMAVASLKELKRLDLLLSSAAPRLRREPAAHLVLVGKGPERERLEALARELGVHERTHFLGVRDDVETVLRAADLVVLSSRTEAFPNVVLEAMATGLAVVTTDVGSVREMVEPEDSAIVVPPGDEAALARAIERLAGDATLRIRFGARGREIVEERFRIDAMRDARERLFEELLSPAYRGATTGAVSSR